In Streptococcus parasuis, the following proteins share a genomic window:
- a CDS encoding asparaginase, which translates to MKKILVLHTGGTISMQADQNGAVESSPINPMTQVTSPIENIEVVSVDFLNLPSPHIQIEHMMMIYKKIREEASHFDGFVITHGTDTLEETAYFLDTMSIPQKPIVVTGAMRSSNELGSDGIYNYRTALRVAADKKSADKGVLVVMNDEIHAAKYVTKTHTTNVSTFQTPTHGPLGLVTKREILFFKAADKRVRFDLQAINGVVPIIKSYADMDTILLDALVEAPISGLVIEALGAGNLPPASISAIKKLINKQLPIVLVSRCFNGIAEPVYAYDGGGIQLEELGVLFVKELNSQKARIKLLIALNAGLNGQDLADYIQG; encoded by the coding sequence ATGAAAAAAATTCTCGTTCTCCATACTGGGGGAACAATTTCCATGCAAGCAGATCAAAACGGCGCTGTCGAATCAAGTCCCATTAATCCAATGACCCAAGTCACTTCACCAATAGAGAACATTGAAGTAGTGTCCGTTGATTTTTTGAATCTTCCTAGTCCTCATATTCAAATTGAGCACATGATGATGATTTATAAAAAAATTAGAGAAGAAGCCTCCCATTTTGACGGGTTTGTCATCACACATGGAACTGATACCCTAGAGGAAACAGCATATTTTTTGGACACAATGTCTATTCCACAAAAACCAATAGTGGTGACAGGTGCTATGCGCTCTTCTAACGAATTAGGAAGCGATGGAATCTATAATTATAGAACTGCACTTCGTGTTGCTGCTGATAAAAAATCTGCTGACAAAGGTGTTCTTGTGGTCATGAACGATGAAATTCATGCTGCGAAGTATGTAACAAAAACACATACAACAAATGTTTCAACCTTTCAAACACCAACTCATGGACCCTTGGGCCTTGTGACAAAACGGGAAATACTCTTTTTCAAGGCAGCCGACAAACGTGTCCGCTTTGATTTACAGGCCATCAACGGTGTTGTCCCAATCATAAAATCATACGCAGATATGGATACTATCTTACTGGATGCACTTGTAGAGGCCCCCATTTCTGGCTTAGTAATAGAAGCCTTAGGAGCTGGAAACCTACCACCAGCAAGTATTTCAGCCATTAAAAAACTTATCAATAAGCAACTCCCTATCGTGCTCGTGTCACGTTGCTTCAATGGTATTGCAGAACCAGTATATGCCTACGATGGTGGCGGAATACAATTGGAAGAATTAGGAGTCTTATTTGTAAAAGAACTGAATTCCCAAAAAGCCCGTATCAAATTACTGATTGCCCTAAATGCTGGCTTGAACGGGCAGGATTTAGCTGATTATATTCAAGGATAA
- the codY gene encoding GTP-sensing pleiotropic transcriptional regulator CodY, protein MTTLLEKTRNITSILKRSEEKLAEELPYNAIAEHLSDIIDCNACIINSEGEILGYHMNYKTNNDRVEEFYINKQYPEEYVKAVAQIYDTQVNLPVESELTAIPVESRSTYPNGLTTIAPIHVTGIRFGSLIIWRNDRQFLDDDLILVEIAATVVGIQLLNFQREEDEKNIRRRAAVNMAVNTLSYSEMKAVAAILGELNGNEGQLTASVIADRIGITRSVIVNALRKLESAGIIESRSLGMKGTYLKVLIPAIFDEIKKRDY, encoded by the coding sequence ATGACAACATTATTAGAAAAAACACGGAACATTACATCGATTTTGAAACGTTCCGAGGAGAAATTGGCAGAAGAATTGCCTTACAATGCGATAGCGGAGCACTTATCTGATATTATAGACTGCAATGCCTGTATTATCAATAGCGAGGGTGAAATTTTAGGTTATCACATGAACTATAAGACCAATAATGACAGGGTTGAAGAGTTCTATATCAATAAACAGTATCCCGAAGAGTACGTAAAAGCTGTCGCCCAGATCTATGATACTCAAGTCAATTTGCCAGTAGAAAGTGAATTGACGGCTATCCCTGTTGAGTCACGTTCGACGTATCCAAATGGTCTGACTACGATTGCCCCTATTCACGTGACAGGGATTCGTTTTGGCTCACTTATTATTTGGCGGAATGATCGTCAGTTTCTTGATGATGATTTGATCTTGGTTGAGATTGCTGCGACTGTGGTGGGAATTCAATTGTTGAACTTCCAAAGAGAAGAAGATGAAAAAAATATTCGTCGACGTGCTGCTGTGAATATGGCGGTTAATACACTTTCATATTCAGAGATGAAAGCTGTCGCGGCTATCTTGGGTGAGTTAAATGGCAATGAAGGTCAGTTGACGGCATCTGTTATTGCAGATCGTATCGGTATTACACGCTCTGTTATTGTGAATGCGCTACGTAAATTAGAGAGTGCAGGGATTATTGAAAGTCGTTCCTTAGGAATGAAAGGTACTTATTTGAAAGTACTGATTCCAGCAATTTTTGATGAAATAAAGAAACGTGATTACTAA
- the gatA gene encoding Asp-tRNA(Asn)/Glu-tRNA(Gln) amidotransferase subunit GatA: MTFNNKTIDELHDLLVKKEISATELTKATLEDIKSREGAVDAFLTITEEKALAQAAALDEKGIDADNVMAGIPLAVKDNISTKGILTTAASKMLYNYEPIFDATSVAQAYAKDMIVVGKTNMDEFAMGGSNENSAFKPTKNAWDQTKVPGGSSGGSAAAVAAGQVRLSLGSDTGGSIRQPAAFNGIVGMKPTYGTVSRFGLIAFGSSLDQIGPFSQTVKENAQLLNVISGHDVKDATSTINEIADVTSKIGQDIKGMKIALPKEYMGEGIDPQVKETILKAAKHLESLGAIIEEVSLPHSKYGVAVYYIIASSEASSNLQRFDGIRYGFRAEDATNLDEIYVKTRSQGFGEEVKRRIMLGTFSLSSGYYDAYFKKAGQVRTLIIQDFEKVFADYDLILGPTAPTVAFGLDTLNHDPVAMYLADLLTIPVNLAGLPGISIPAGFVEGLPVGLQLIGPKYSEETIYQVAAAFEATTDYHKQQPVIFGGAN; the protein is encoded by the coding sequence ATGACTTTTAACAATAAAACCATTGATGAATTGCATGACCTCCTTGTCAAAAAGGAGATTTCTGCAACGGAGTTAACCAAGGCAACCTTGGAAGACATTAAAAGCCGTGAGGGGGCAGTGGATGCTTTCTTGACGATCACTGAGGAAAAGGCTTTAGCGCAAGCTGCCGCCTTAGACGAAAAGGGGATTGATGCGGACAATGTTATGGCTGGGATTCCTTTGGCAGTCAAGGATAATATCTCTACTAAGGGGATTTTAACCACGGCAGCTTCAAAAATGCTCTATAACTACGAGCCGATTTTCGATGCGACATCGGTTGCTCAGGCCTATGCCAAGGATATGATTGTTGTTGGTAAGACCAACATGGATGAGTTTGCCATGGGTGGTTCTAATGAGAACTCTGCCTTCAAGCCAACGAAAAATGCTTGGGACCAGACAAAAGTTCCTGGTGGTTCTTCAGGTGGTTCAGCCGCTGCAGTTGCTGCTGGTCAGGTCCGTTTGTCACTCGGTTCTGACACGGGTGGTTCCATTCGTCAACCAGCAGCCTTTAATGGGATTGTCGGTATGAAGCCAACTTATGGTACAGTATCACGTTTTGGTCTGATTGCCTTTGGTTCATCTCTTGACCAGATTGGTCCATTCTCACAGACGGTTAAGGAAAATGCCCAGTTGCTCAATGTCATCTCTGGTCATGATGTAAAGGATGCAACATCAACGATCAATGAAATTGCAGACGTCACTAGCAAGATTGGTCAAGACATTAAAGGCATGAAAATTGCTTTGCCGAAAGAATACATGGGCGAAGGGATTGATCCGCAGGTCAAGGAAACTATTCTCAAGGCGGCTAAGCACTTGGAAAGTTTGGGGGCGATTATCGAGGAAGTCAGCCTGCCACATTCTAAGTATGGGGTTGCTGTTTACTATATTATTGCATCATCAGAGGCCTCTTCTAACTTGCAACGTTTTGACGGTATCCGTTATGGTTTCCGTGCAGAAGATGCGACAAACTTGGATGAGATTTACGTGAAAACTCGTAGCCAAGGTTTTGGTGAGGAAGTCAAACGTCGTATTATGTTGGGAACCTTTAGCCTGTCATCTGGTTACTACGATGCCTACTTCAAGAAGGCTGGTCAGGTGCGGACCTTGATTATCCAAGATTTTGAGAAAGTCTTTGCGGACTATGACTTGATTTTGGGTCCGACAGCTCCGACAGTTGCCTTTGGTTTGGACACGCTTAACCATGACCCTGTGGCTATGTACTTGGCGGATCTCTTGACTATTCCTGTCAACTTGGCAGGTCTTCCAGGGATTTCGATTCCTGCTGGTTTTGTAGAAGGATTGCCAGTTGGTTTGCAGTTGATTGGTCCAAAATACTCAGAAGAAACTATTTACCAAGTGGCTGCTGCCTTTGAAGCGACAACAGACTATCACAAGCAACAACCAGTGATTTTTGGAGGTGCTAATTAA
- a CDS encoding cysteine hydrolase family protein, which translates to MTKALISIDYTIDFVADEGKLTAGKPAQAISERIAQVTSEAFENGDYIFFAIDGHETGDEFHPESKLFPPHNIIGTSGRDLYGPLADFYLENKDHERVRWMDKRHYSAFSGTDLDIRLRERGVDTVVLTGVLSDICVLHTAIDAYNKGYRIEVVASAIAALTEESHQFALNHLRHVLGATVIE; encoded by the coding sequence ATGACAAAAGCACTGATTTCAATAGATTATACGATAGATTTTGTCGCAGATGAGGGAAAGTTAACTGCAGGTAAGCCTGCACAAGCCATCTCAGAACGGATTGCTCAGGTTACATCTGAAGCATTTGAAAATGGAGATTATATTTTCTTTGCGATTGATGGGCATGAAACAGGTGATGAGTTTCACCCTGAAAGTAAGCTCTTTCCGCCTCATAATATCATCGGTACGTCAGGTCGGGATTTATATGGTCCTTTAGCAGACTTTTATCTGGAAAATAAGGATCATGAGCGTGTCCGTTGGATGGACAAACGGCATTATTCGGCCTTTTCTGGAACAGATTTAGATATTCGTTTGCGGGAACGTGGTGTGGATACGGTTGTTTTAACAGGTGTATTGTCTGATATCTGTGTCCTCCATACGGCTATCGATGCCTATAATAAGGGGTATCGGATTGAAGTAGTTGCATCAGCAATTGCTGCATTGACGGAGGAGAGTCATCAGTTTGCACTGAATCACCTGCGTCATGTACTCGGTGCGACGGTTATTGAATAA
- the gatB gene encoding Asp-tRNA(Asn)/Glu-tRNA(Gln) amidotransferase subunit GatB: MNFETIIGLEVHVELNTNSKIFSPSSAHFGEDPNANTNVIDWSFPGVLPVLNKGVVDAGIKAALALNMDIHKEMHFDRKNYFYPDNPKAYQISQFDEPIGYNGWIEIELEDGSTKKIRIERAHLEEDAGKNTHGTDGYSYVDLNRQGVPLIEIVSEADMRSPEEAYAYLTALKEIIQYTGISDVKMEEGSMRVDANISLRPYGQEKFGTKTELKNLNSFNYVRKGLQHEVERQAKILRSGGQIQQETRRYDESTGETILMRVKEGSADYRYFPEPDLPLYEIDDSWIEEVRAELPVFPKARRAHYVENLGLTAYDAGQLTSTKALSDFFEAAVAAGGDAKQVSNWLQGEVAQFLNAEGKTIEQIALTPENLVEMIALIADGTISSKIAKKVFVHLAKEGGSAKAYVEKAGLVQISDPAVLIPIIHQVFADNEAAVADFKSGKRNADKAFTGFLMKATKGQANPQVAQQLLAQELAKLLD; the protein is encoded by the coding sequence ATGAACTTTGAAACGATTATTGGTCTAGAAGTCCATGTGGAGTTGAATACCAACTCGAAAATTTTCTCACCTTCATCTGCTCATTTTGGTGAGGATCCAAATGCTAATACCAACGTGATTGACTGGTCTTTCCCAGGTGTCCTTCCTGTCCTTAACAAGGGCGTTGTGGATGCGGGGATCAAGGCTGCCTTGGCTTTGAACATGGACATTCACAAGGAAATGCACTTTGACCGTAAGAACTATTTCTATCCTGATAACCCTAAGGCCTATCAGATTTCCCAGTTTGACGAGCCAATCGGCTACAATGGTTGGATTGAGATTGAGCTAGAAGACGGATCAACCAAGAAAATTCGTATCGAGCGTGCGCATTTAGAAGAAGATGCAGGTAAAAATACCCACGGTACAGACGGCTATTCTTATGTAGACCTCAACCGTCAAGGAGTGCCACTGATTGAGATTGTATCAGAAGCAGATATGCGTTCGCCCGAAGAGGCATACGCATACTTGACAGCCCTCAAGGAAATTATCCAGTACACTGGTATTTCAGATGTGAAGATGGAAGAGGGTTCTATGCGCGTGGATGCCAACATCTCTCTTCGTCCCTATGGTCAAGAAAAATTTGGTACCAAGACTGAGTTGAAAAACCTCAACTCCTTCAACTACGTGCGCAAGGGCTTGCAGCACGAAGTAGAACGTCAGGCCAAAATCTTGCGTTCTGGTGGTCAAATCCAGCAGGAAACTCGCCGTTACGATGAATCTACTGGTGAAACCATTCTCATGCGTGTCAAAGAGGGTTCAGCTGACTACCGTTACTTCCCTGAGCCAGACCTGCCACTCTATGAGATTGATGATAGCTGGATTGAGGAAGTTCGTGCAGAATTGCCAGTCTTTCCAAAGGCTCGCCGTGCTCACTATGTGGAGAACTTGGGCTTGACAGCGTACGATGCAGGTCAGTTGACGTCTACCAAGGCTCTGTCTGACTTCTTTGAAGCAGCAGTGGCAGCAGGTGGAGATGCCAAACAGGTTTCCAACTGGTTACAGGGTGAGGTGGCTCAATTCCTCAATGCTGAAGGTAAGACTATTGAGCAAATCGCTTTGACACCAGAAAACTTGGTTGAGATGATTGCCTTGATTGCGGATGGCACTATTTCATCTAAGATTGCCAAGAAAGTCTTTGTTCACTTGGCGAAAGAAGGTGGCTCTGCTAAGGCTTACGTTGAGAAAGCTGGCTTGGTACAGATTTCAGACCCAGCGGTCCTCATTCCGATTATCCACCAAGTCTTTGCGGATAACGAAGCAGCCGTAGCTGACTTCAAGTCTGGCAAACGTAATGCTGATAAGGCCTTCACAGGCTTCTTGATGAAGGCAACCAAGGGACAAGCCAATCCCCAAGTTGCTCAACAACTCTTGGCTCAGGAATTGGCTAAGTTGTTGGATTAA
- the ltrA gene encoding group II intron reverse transcriptase/maturase: MSQLLDNILSRSNMLEAYNQVRANKGSAGIDGVTIDEIDDYLRKHWRSTKELIKQRKYKPQPVLRVEIPKPNGGDRQLGIPTVMDRMIQQAIVQVISPICEPYFSERSYGFRPNRSCEQAIIQLLEYLNDGYEWIVDIDLEKFFDTVPQDRLMSLVHNIIQDGDTESLIRKYLHSGVVINGQRYKTLVGTPQGGNLSPLLSNIMLNELDKELENRGLRFVRYADDCVITVGSEAAAKRVMHSISRYIEKRLGLKVNMTKTKIVRPSKLKYLGFGFWKSSEGWKSRPHQDSVQSFKRKLKKLTARKWSIDLDSRIERLNWVIRGWINYFSMTNMKSVMESIDERLRTRIRVIIWKQWKKKSRRLWGLLKLGVPKWIADKVSGWGDHYQLVAQRSVLKRAISKPVLAKRGLVSCLDYYLKRHALKVS; the protein is encoded by the coding sequence ATGTCACAGTTACTAGATAATATCCTATCTCGGTCCAATATGCTTGAAGCCTACAATCAAGTTAGAGCCAATAAAGGTTCAGCAGGAATTGACGGCGTAACTATTGACGAAATAGATGACTATCTCCGCAAACACTGGCGTTCAACTAAAGAACTCATAAAGCAGAGGAAGTACAAACCTCAGCCAGTCTTACGAGTTGAAATTCCCAAACCTAACGGCGGAGACCGTCAGTTAGGTATCCCAACGGTCATGGATAGAATGATACAACAAGCTATTGTCCAAGTCATTAGTCCTATTTGTGAACCCTATTTCTCTGAGAGGAGTTACGGATTCAGACCCAATCGGTCATGCGAACAAGCTATTATCCAGTTATTAGAATACCTTAATGACGGTTATGAGTGGATAGTAGACATAGACCTGGAGAAGTTCTTTGATACCGTTCCTCAAGATAGACTGATGTCGCTTGTTCATAACATTATCCAAGATGGAGATACAGAATCTTTAATTCGTAAGTACCTTCATTCAGGTGTAGTCATCAACGGACAACGGTATAAAACACTAGTTGGAACTCCACAGGGAGGAAACCTATCACCGCTCCTGTCCAATATCATGCTTAATGAGCTAGATAAAGAGTTGGAAAATCGTGGACTTCGCTTCGTTCGCTACGCAGATGACTGCGTCATCACAGTCGGTAGTGAGGCGGCGGCTAAACGTGTGATGCATTCAATTAGTCGTTATATTGAAAAACGATTAGGTTTGAAAGTCAACATGACCAAGACCAAGATTGTGAGACCGAGCAAATTAAAGTACCTAGGATTTGGGTTCTGGAAATCATCTGAGGGCTGGAAAAGTCGTCCGCATCAGGATAGCGTACAGAGTTTCAAGAGAAAACTCAAGAAACTAACGGCCCGTAAGTGGAGTATTGACTTAGACAGCCGAATTGAGCGACTAAACTGGGTCATCCGAGGTTGGATAAACTACTTTTCTATGACGAACATGAAATCAGTCATGGAAAGCATTGATGAACGACTAAGAACTCGAATAAGAGTTATTATCTGGAAACAATGGAAGAAGAAATCTAGGCGATTATGGGGACTTCTCAAATTAGGAGTACCGAAGTGGATAGCGGATAAAGTATCTGGCTGGGGAGACCATTATCAATTAGTGGCTCAGAGGTCTGTACTGAAACGTGCCATATCAAAACCAGTCCTCGCTAAACGTGGACTGGTTTCTTGCCTAGATTATTATCTAAAACGACATGCGTTAAAAGTTAGTTGA
- the recG gene encoding ATP-dependent DNA helicase RecG encodes MKLSNNLSVLPGIGPKSAEKFSKLGIDTIEDALLYFPFRYEDFEVKSVFDLQDGEKAVLKGQVVTPATVQYYGKRNRLRFSIKQGEIVVSVSFFNQSYLADKVVPGQELVVWGKWDKAKASLTGLKILSHQSEDLQPVYHVSQGITQASIAKLIHSAVYTGYLDLVSENIPEILLSHYQLMDRKRAIYAMHFPNDLEEYRQALRRVKFEELLYFQLQLQLLKHENRNISNGLEIQYVEDSLQRKLETLPFSLTDAQENALNEILQDMKHPGHMNRLLQGDVGSGKTVVAGLAMYATVTAGMQAAIMVPTEILAEQHYETLSSLFPECKISLLTGSMKAGEKREALEHIASGDVHMIVGTHALIQEGVIYHKLGLVITDEQHRFGVKQRKLFREKGENPDVLMMTATPIPRTLAITAFGDMDVSIIDQLPAGRKPIVTRWVKHAQLPVVLSWLEKELKKGAQIYFISPLIEESETLDLKNAIDLKVELEHHFGSKASIELLHGKMKNDEKEVIMQEFKHGHVDILVSTTVIEVGVNVPNATVMIIMDADRFGLSQLHQLRGRVGRGVKQSYAILVADPKTESGKERMATMTETTDGFVLAEVDLKMRGSGEIFGTRQSGLPEFQVANIIEDYPILEEARRVAQRIVTEENWQNNPMWFCLLENLEHQSILD; translated from the coding sequence ATGAAATTATCGAATAACTTATCTGTATTACCTGGTATAGGTCCAAAATCAGCTGAAAAGTTTAGTAAGCTTGGGATTGATACAATTGAGGATGCCTTACTTTATTTCCCTTTTCGTTATGAAGATTTTGAAGTTAAATCTGTATTTGATTTGCAGGATGGCGAAAAAGCTGTTCTAAAGGGTCAAGTTGTAACTCCGGCGACGGTCCAATATTATGGGAAGCGAAATCGGTTAAGATTTTCTATTAAGCAGGGCGAAATTGTTGTTTCTGTCTCTTTTTTTAATCAATCATATTTGGCAGATAAGGTTGTTCCTGGACAAGAACTGGTCGTTTGGGGAAAATGGGATAAGGCGAAGGCTAGTTTGACTGGGCTTAAGATTTTATCACATCAAAGCGAGGACTTACAGCCAGTTTATCATGTTTCACAAGGTATTACTCAGGCCAGTATTGCGAAATTAATTCATTCTGCTGTATATACGGGCTATTTGGATTTGGTTTCTGAAAATATTCCAGAGATTCTATTAAGCCATTATCAATTAATGGATAGAAAACGAGCTATTTATGCTATGCATTTTCCGAATGATTTGGAAGAATATCGCCAAGCCCTCAGAAGAGTTAAATTCGAGGAATTATTATATTTCCAATTGCAGCTACAATTGTTAAAACATGAAAATCGGAATATTTCAAATGGATTAGAAATTCAGTATGTTGAGGACTCTCTTCAAAGAAAATTAGAAACCTTGCCTTTTTCACTGACAGATGCGCAAGAGAATGCTTTAAATGAAATTTTACAAGATATGAAGCATCCAGGTCATATGAATCGTTTATTACAAGGTGATGTTGGTTCTGGTAAGACGGTTGTTGCTGGTTTAGCCATGTACGCTACGGTGACTGCCGGTATGCAGGCTGCAATAATGGTTCCGACAGAAATTTTGGCAGAGCAGCATTATGAAACTCTTAGTTCTTTATTTCCTGAATGTAAAATTTCATTATTAACTGGTAGTATGAAAGCTGGAGAGAAAAGAGAGGCGTTAGAGCATATTGCTAGTGGAGATGTCCATATGATTGTTGGGACACACGCTTTAATTCAAGAAGGTGTTATTTATCACAAATTGGGATTAGTCATTACGGATGAACAACATCGTTTTGGGGTCAAACAACGGAAGTTGTTTCGTGAAAAGGGTGAAAACCCTGATGTGCTAATGATGACGGCTACTCCAATTCCTCGGACATTGGCAATCACTGCTTTTGGAGATATGGATGTTTCCATTATTGATCAATTACCAGCAGGAAGGAAACCAATTGTAACAAGATGGGTGAAGCATGCTCAATTGCCAGTTGTATTGTCGTGGCTTGAGAAGGAATTGAAAAAAGGGGCTCAGATTTACTTTATTTCACCTTTGATTGAAGAATCCGAGACGCTTGATTTAAAAAATGCCATTGATTTAAAAGTGGAGTTGGAACACCATTTTGGTTCAAAAGCATCGATTGAATTATTGCATGGAAAAATGAAAAATGATGAAAAAGAAGTAATCATGCAGGAGTTTAAGCATGGGCATGTAGACATATTAGTTTCAACTACAGTTATAGAAGTTGGTGTCAATGTACCGAATGCTACGGTAATGATCATTATGGATGCGGATCGTTTCGGGCTGAGTCAATTACACCAGTTGCGGGGTCGTGTAGGTCGTGGAGTGAAGCAATCTTACGCCATCTTGGTCGCGGATCCAAAAACAGAATCTGGTAAAGAGCGTATGGCCACAATGACCGAGACAACGGATGGTTTTGTTCTGGCAGAAGTTGATTTAAAAATGCGGGGTTCAGGTGAAATTTTCGGAACACGACAATCGGGCTTACCGGAATTTCAAGTTGCCAATATTATTGAAGATTATCCTATTTTAGAAGAGGCTAGGCGTGTGGCTCAGCGAATTGTCACGGAAGAAAATTGGCAGAACAATCCAATGTGGTTCTGTTTACTGGAAAATTTAGAACATCAATCGATATTGGATTAA
- a CDS encoding pyridoxal phosphate-dependent aminotransferase, producing the protein MRKFEKSMKLDDVAYDIRGPVLEEAMRMRANGEQILRLNTGNPAEFGFTAPDEVIRDLIHNARKSEGYSDSRGIFSARKAIMQYCQLKKFPNVDIDDIYLGNGVSELIVMSMQGLLDNGDEVLVPMPDYPLWTAAVSLAGGHAVHYVCDESADWYPDLADMESKVTSRTKAIVLINPNNPTGALYPKEVLEGIVEIARKHELIIFSDEIYDRMVFDGAVHIPIATLAPDLFVVTMNGLSKSHRICGFRVGWMVLSGPKHHVKGYIEGLNMLSNMRLCSNVLAQQVVQTSLGGVQSVDKLLTPGGRLYEQREFITRAIQDIPGLSAVKPKAGLYIFPKIDREMYRIDDDEQFVLDFLKQEKVLLVHGRGFNWKEPDHFRIVYLPRVDELAEIQEKMTRFLAQYRR; encoded by the coding sequence ATGAGAAAATTTGAGAAGTCAATGAAATTAGATGACGTTGCGTACGATATTCGTGGTCCAGTCTTGGAAGAGGCTATGCGGATGCGTGCTAATGGTGAGCAGATTTTAAGGTTGAATACCGGAAATCCTGCTGAATTTGGTTTTACTGCGCCAGACGAGGTCATTCGTGATTTGATCCATAACGCTCGTAAATCAGAAGGTTATTCGGATAGTCGGGGGATTTTCTCAGCTCGTAAGGCGATTATGCAATACTGTCAACTCAAGAAATTTCCAAATGTTGATATTGATGATATTTATCTTGGTAATGGTGTAAGTGAGTTGATTGTCATGTCTATGCAGGGCTTGTTGGACAATGGTGATGAGGTGTTGGTACCGATGCCTGACTATCCTTTGTGGACAGCAGCGGTAAGCTTAGCTGGTGGACATGCAGTTCACTATGTTTGTGATGAGTCTGCAGACTGGTATCCTGACTTAGCAGATATGGAATCCAAGGTGACATCACGGACTAAGGCTATTGTTCTTATCAATCCTAATAATCCAACGGGTGCTTTATATCCAAAAGAAGTGTTGGAAGGAATCGTTGAGATTGCTCGGAAACATGAGCTCATTATTTTTTCTGATGAGATTTATGACCGTATGGTATTTGATGGAGCGGTTCATATTCCAATTGCGACCTTGGCACCGGATTTATTTGTTGTAACGATGAATGGTCTATCAAAATCACATCGTATTTGTGGGTTCCGTGTTGGTTGGATGGTGTTATCAGGCCCTAAACATCATGTGAAAGGGTATATCGAAGGCTTAAACATGCTGTCCAATATGCGTCTATGTTCCAACGTATTAGCCCAGCAGGTGGTGCAGACATCGTTAGGTGGTGTACAATCTGTTGATAAATTATTGACTCCAGGTGGGCGACTTTATGAACAACGTGAGTTCATTACAAGGGCGATTCAAGATATACCTGGACTGTCTGCTGTTAAACCCAAAGCAGGTCTGTATATTTTCCCTAAAATTGATCGAGAAATGTATCGTATTGATGATGACGAGCAGTTTGTTCTTGATTTCTTGAAGCAAGAAAAAGTATTGTTGGTTCATGGACGAGGTTTTAACTGGAAAGAGCCAGATCATTTCCGTATTGTTTATTTACCACGTGTTGACGAACTAGCAGAAATTCAAGAAAAAATGACACGATTCTTAGCGCAATATCGACGTTAG
- a CDS encoding universal stress protein has translation MSQSYKTILVAVDGSAGAELALHKAIHVAKRNQARLIIAHVIDTRALHNVVAFDATVYESLEREAELLLEDYKQEALNAGIEDVQIRIEFGNPKTLLAVDIPKETGADLMLLGATGLNAFERLLIGSSSEYIMRHATIDLLIVREGEKIL, from the coding sequence ATGTCTCAATCTTATAAAACAATTCTAGTCGCTGTTGATGGTTCAGCCGGTGCTGAACTAGCACTACACAAGGCTATCCACGTCGCAAAACGAAATCAGGCACGACTGATAATTGCCCATGTCATTGATACACGAGCGTTACATAACGTGGTTGCTTTTGATGCAACAGTCTATGAGTCTTTAGAACGTGAAGCTGAACTATTACTAGAAGATTATAAACAGGAAGCACTGAATGCCGGAATAGAAGATGTTCAAATCCGTATAGAATTTGGAAACCCAAAAACACTCTTAGCGGTAGATATTCCAAAGGAAACCGGTGCTGACCTAATGCTACTTGGTGCAACTGGGTTAAATGCTTTTGAAAGATTGCTCATTGGTTCCTCTTCAGAGTATATCATGCGTCATGCAACGATTGACTTATTGATAGTACGCGAGGGCGAGAAAATTTTATAA
- the gatC gene encoding Asp-tRNA(Asn)/Glu-tRNA(Gln) amidotransferase subunit GatC has product MKISEAEVRHVAKLSKLEFSDQETAEFATTLSKIVDMVELLNEVDTTGVAVTTTMADRKNVLRADVAQQGESREELFKNVPESQDHYIKVPAILDGGGDA; this is encoded by the coding sequence ATGAAGATTTCTGAAGCTGAAGTCCGTCATGTTGCCAAGCTGTCTAAGCTAGAGTTTTCGGATCAAGAAACTGCGGAATTCGCGACTACTTTGAGTAAAATTGTTGATATGGTTGAATTGCTCAATGAAGTAGATACAACAGGTGTTGCAGTAACAACAACTATGGCTGATCGTAAGAATGTGTTGCGAGCAGATGTTGCTCAACAGGGTGAGAGTCGTGAGGAACTCTTTAAAAATGTACCTGAATCTCAAGATCATTATATTAAGGTACCAGCAATTTTAGATGGGGGAGGAGATGCATAA